The window GCACCGACTTAACCGTGTCGTCCTGCTGCAGAAAGATGAGTGTCTTAAAAGCGATGCTGATCTGATCCTCCAGTGTGCGGTACATCTGCTCCAGCTGGTAATGGCTTTGCTGGCTAATTTTTTTCTGGACCAGGGTCTCAATGCGCTGGAAATTATACAGATTCAGGGCACCAAAGGGCAGCAGAATAAGGCATACAAAGGCAGTAAACAGACGGTATTTCAACTTCTGAGGAACCAGAAAACGGATTAGTCTGGGCACCCGGACGCGACCTCCCATGCGCTGCAGTATGGTAAACGGTTCAAGGCATGCTTTGCTTCAAATTATATCATATAAAAAAATCCGCACAGCCGTTATTTAAAATTGCATGGTTTTGTTGCAGAGACTCAGTCCTCTCACTGAAAAAAGCAGAGATATGTTCTATCGGCCTGGCTTGACAATATAAAAAAGAGCGGGCTATGCCCGCTCTGGTAATCCTCCTTATTTGTTCTGTTTCAAATAGTCATTATGCCGGCTTACCATTGCCTTGATGGTCTGATCAAGCGATTGTGAGCCAAGGAAATATTTCTCATACTCTTGGGCACGCAGATCCATAACCTCCTGCGGCAGGCTGCGCACATAAGTCGGTGTAGTATTGTCGAACATGACGTACATCAGGGAATCGAGATCATAGGTGTCGCTTTTTTCACCAAGGAGACTGTCCAGTGCTTCTTCCTGGTTGGCATCCTTGGATGCCGGCAGTCTTCCGCCGGCGGCCATAGGCGCCATGCCTCCGTCAGCATACCACTTCAGGAATTCCCAGGCGGCTTCCTGATGTTTGGATTTGGCATTGATTGAGATATAGTCACCCAGGCCGCCGCGGGTCACATATTTGTCTGCACTCTCGGCAAGCCGGGGGACAGGGGCGAAGGCAATTTTGAAATCACGGGGGAAGTCCGTGAAGTTATTTGAGCTTCTCAGCAGCCATGCCCCGATGTTGAGCATAGGCACCTCACCGCTAAGAAACACCTGTTCAACCGGCATCTTAGAAGTTAATTGCTCGCCGAGCGGCGGTGTAGTCTTATCGTCGACCATCATCGCATTCAGCGTTTCCAGCCATTTTTTGACGAGGGGATGATCCAGATTGGAGCTGCCGTCCGCCTTTGTATAGCCCTCTTGGGACAGCACAGAATCAATAGGGTCGACATAGGGCTCCATATTCTGAATGAATCCGTAGCCCGATCCTGTTCGGAGCTTCTTCGCATATTCGCGCAGCTCATCCCAGGTCCAATCCTTCGGGACCGGCAGATTCGCAGCGTCTAACGCATCTTTGTTGAGTGCAATGAAGTACGAGCTTTTCGTTGTAGGGACACCGTAGTACTTGCCGTCAATTTTCCAGCTGTCCGCATCTGCGCCCATTTTTTCATCGATATTGTAGTCACTGAATTGGCTCAGATCGAGCGCCAGGTTGGACTCTACCCGTTTTGCGGCGTGGGAGATTGTATAGTTCACGAATAAATCTGCATCCTGCCCGGTAATCATTGCAGTATCAAGCTTGAGGTTCCCGTCATCGTCATTTACGAAGCGGACATATTCCACTTGAATCTCAGGATGCGCCTTGTTCCAATTATCGATAACCTCCTGCGGACCGGATTCCGGCGGCACACCGCCCCACATCTTAAGCGTAACCGTGTCTTTTGAATTGGAAGAACCATTACTGCCAGCGCTTTCATTATTTGAGGCGGATGAATTGCTGCCGTTGCCGGAACATCCCGCAAGCAGCCCCATGAGCAGAACCAGCGATGTGAATCCGGTGAGCCAATGTTTCTTTTTCAAAAGCGACAACCTCCCTGTGTGAACCTTGTATTGTCGTTGCAAATCAAGAATAGCAGATCAGGAAAATCGTCAGAAGTAACAAAATAACGGAGAATATGGAACATAACTTTTCAATTATCAGGCCGT of the Paenibacillus pedocola genome contains:
- a CDS encoding ABC transporter substrate-binding protein, whose protein sequence is MKKKHWLTGFTSLVLLMGLLAGCSGNGSNSSASNNESAGSNGSSNSKDTVTLKMWGGVPPESGPQEVIDNWNKAHPEIQVEYVRFVNDDDGNLKLDTAMITGQDADLFVNYTISHAAKRVESNLALDLSQFSDYNIDEKMGADADSWKIDGKYYGVPTTKSSYFIALNKDALDAANLPVPKDWTWDELREYAKKLRTGSGYGFIQNMEPYVDPIDSVLSQEGYTKADGSSNLDHPLVKKWLETLNAMMVDDKTTPPLGEQLTSKMPVEQVFLSGEVPMLNIGAWLLRSSNNFTDFPRDFKIAFAPVPRLAESADKYVTRGGLGDYISINAKSKHQEAAWEFLKWYADGGMAPMAAGGRLPASKDANQEEALDSLLGEKSDTYDLDSLMYVMFDNTTPTYVRSLPQEVMDLRAQEYEKYFLGSQSLDQTIKAMVSRHNDYLKQNK